Below is a window of Virgibacillus sp. NKC19-3 DNA.
CGAAAGAAACCATTTCAACAAACGAAAAGGGGTTTTATGTGAGTCAGGAAATGGCAAGTGGCTACCTGTTACACCAAACGTTGAAATATAGGAAGATGGCATGGGCCATTGCGCTGTTACTGGCAGGAGCTGCTTTTGTATTTCTATTCAACGAAATTGGCGCCCTTCTTTATCTAATGGCGATGATCATTTCCGCCGCCCTTTTTATTTCCATCTTATTGACCGGGAACCCATACCCGCAACTACAAAGAGAACCTTTATTGTTTGATGAAGGGGTTAAAGAAGAGCTTGTAAACATCTATATGGCGAAGAAGAAAAAATATAACGTTCTCATTCTTGTTAGTATTATTCTTTTTGGTATCAGCTTTTTAGTCCTGCCTTTGATTGGTATAGAATTGGTTGAGGATTGGGTATCTATGATGTTAGCAATGAGTATGATATTGTCTGGCACATCCGTTTATCTTTTTATCTACTTCCTAGGTATCCTTCAATCCTATCGATTTCTGGCTTACAAAACGGTAGAAAACAACGAAAGGAAGGAATTAAAATGAAGAATATGCTGATATGTTGTATGTTTACACTCATTGCCACAGCCATTTTCACTGGGTGTAGCAACGAGCAAGCGCAACCACTCGATCCAGCTGAATGGAAGGAGAATATGAGGAAAAGTCAACAAGTTGAGGTCAAGGAATGGGATGATACGATGCCTACTTTCACGATGACGGAAGATGAGGAAATCCAAACGTTTGTTGATATCCTCGACGTTGATACATGGGAACCTGCCCAAGTCCCGGACAAGGCAGAAAAAGAGAAACAATTCATCTTGTATCAAGAACCCACGAGACGTTTAGGGGAGGCAAAAGCGAATCAAAGCGAATTGCAAGCGATCGCTTCTATTGTTACCTATAGAGACGCCCCTTATATCGAGTTACAAATAAGTGATTGGACCACCGGATTTACCGTTTCCGAAAGCGCTGCTGAATCGCTCAATGGATTTTAGAAATCAAATGTTAAATTTCACTATACCCCAGGACCATCTTAAATAAGATGGTTCATTTTTAATGGAAATTAAGAGCATTCGAACAATACAACAACGATTAAGTGTAAATTATATATTGATTTATGCAATTTATATGTTACAATAAATTTTAGAGTGGGATAAACATTTCAGAACATAATCTGAAATTTATATGTAGGTAGTGATTTTTAATGATGCCTAAAAAGCAACGGATCATTGGGGGTGTTTCTATTTAATCTTAATTCCCATTCCCTTACTTTACTTTTATTGGGATCATATACTTGATTACTTGGCGGCATTTTCTTTCTGTATTTAGCTTATTACATCTTTTTAAAGGTCATTCAACCAACATATCAAGACATAGCATAGACCGTAAATAAAAGTTGATAATGGCTTGTTAAAAATATAACATAAATGTAATATATATATGGAAATATGTAACTTATATATTACCATACACGCAAGGTGGTTATGCAAAATTGAAGAACAACGTAAAAATTGCTCGTGTGCAGATGGATTTAACACAACAGCAACTGGCAGAGAAAACGGGAATAACAAGGCAGACCATTAGCCTCATTGAAAAAGGGAAATACAATCCAACTTTAAAGCTGTGTTTGGATATATGCTATGCCGTTAATAAAACATTGGATGAAGTATTTTGGGTAGAAAAGGAGAATGATAATACATGAAAAAAATTAGGGATGAACGGTTGATATTAAAGAATTTGAAATACATGCAGATTGCATTGATTATTCAAACCATCGGAATTACAAGTATCTTAGTCTACAATGCAATAACAATTGATTTAAGTAGCGCCATCAAAAGCCCCTTCATGTTCGTACTGATATTAAGTTGTATTCCGTTGATATATGGAAATATAGATATCGGTATAGATAACAACAAAAGGCCGGATAGACAATCGAATCTGGGGCCATTGTTGGTCGTACTCGGAATAGGCATAGCAGCTATCCTTCTTTTCATTTTCACTTCTGATCCAATGATTAAAAGTACAGCAATCGTTGTAGTCATCTTTTCAATCTGTTTTACAGTCATATATCCATTAATTCGATATTTAGAAAAGATACGTGATAACAGACTATAATTTTTATATATCGATAGTAATTTAAATGGGGAGCGCATCTAACCACTAGATGCGCTCCCCATATTTCATCCATCTCGTTCACCAGCTTTTTCCATCTTCTTTCTCATCATTGACTTTTCCATATACTCTTTCATTCTCTTTTTATTCGGCGTAAGTGTTAAACCTAAGTATTTTCTTTCCCGGTTGGCATCTTTATAAAATGCGACAGCCATCAATATGACCACTACACTAAACGGCAATGCCGATATAATGGCTGCTGATTGTAGGGCGTCTAAGCCGGTTTCTCCACCTGCTAAGAGCAATACATATGCGATTGCCGATAACCCTAATCCCCATACGACTTTAACAAAATTTGCAGGACTTAAATTACCGAAAGCAGTCTGCATACCTAAAACAAACGTTGCAGAATCGGCTGAAGTAATAAAAAAAGATGCGATAAGCGCCAACGTAAGGAACGATAAAATGATACCTATAGGCAATTCATTAAAAATACCAAACAACTGCGTTTCAGGTGGCATGTCAAATATAGCTGGTGTATTTTGTCCAACGTCAATGCCTGTCAGACCGAATGTACTAAACCATATGATACTCACAACA
It encodes the following:
- a CDS encoding helix-turn-helix domain-containing protein; the encoded protein is MTFGEKIQQARKEAGISQEELSFQLHVSRQAISKWENDNGYPEIEKIIKMSEMFHVTLDYLLHDAEEPKETISTNEKGFYVSQEMASGYLLHQTLKYRKMAWAIALLLAGAAFVFLFNEIGALLYLMAMIISAALFISILLTGNPYPQLQREPLLFDEGVKEELVNIYMAKKKKYNVLILVSIILFGISFLVLPLIGIELVEDWVSMMLAMSMILSGTSVYLFIYFLGILQSYRFLAYKTVENNERKELK
- a CDS encoding helix-turn-helix transcriptional regulator, whose protein sequence is MKNNVKIARVQMDLTQQQLAEKTGITRQTISLIEKGKYNPTLKLCLDICYAVNKTLDEVFWVEKENDNT